The Pseudomonas parafulva genome includes a window with the following:
- a CDS encoding acyl-CoA thioesterase — MEPGNAQLSMTVLMTPDMANFSGNVHGGTLLKYLDEVAYACASRYAGSYVVTLSVDQVIFREPVHVGELVTFLASVNYTGNTSMEVGIKVVTENIRERSVRHSNSCFFTMVAVDDNRRPVSVPPRQPQSSEEKRRFLQGQQRRQIRQELEKRYQNLKTDGV, encoded by the coding sequence ATGGAACCTGGAAACGCCCAACTGAGCATGACCGTCTTGATGACACCCGACATGGCGAATTTCTCTGGCAACGTACATGGCGGCACGCTGCTCAAGTACCTCGACGAAGTCGCGTATGCGTGTGCCAGCCGCTATGCAGGCTCCTATGTAGTCACGCTGTCAGTCGACCAGGTCATCTTTCGCGAGCCGGTGCATGTGGGCGAGTTGGTAACTTTCCTGGCGTCGGTGAACTACACCGGCAATACCTCCATGGAGGTCGGTATCAAGGTTGTTACCGAGAACATTCGTGAACGCTCGGTGCGCCATTCCAACAGCTGCTTTTTCACCATGGTGGCCGTGGACGATAATCGACGGCCAGTCTCGGTCCCGCCGCGCCAACCGCAGAGTAGCGAGGAGAAACGCCGATTCCTGCAAGGCCAGCAGCGACGGCAGATTCGCCAGGAACTGGAAAAACGCTACCAGAACCTGAAAACCGACGGCGTCTAA
- the pdxY gene encoding pyridoxal kinase PdxY has product MKRTPHLLAIQSHVVFGHAGNSAAVFPMQRVGINVWPLNTVQFSNHTQYGQWSGDVLAPTQIPALVEGISNIGELGECDAVLSGYLGSAEQGRAILEGVARIKAVNPRALYLCDPVMGHPEKGCIVSPQVSQFLLEQAITKADILCPNQLELDSFCGRRAASLEDCVGMARSLLLKGPKVVLVKHLAYPGRAEDQFEMLLVTAEHSWHLRRPLLAFPKQPVGVGDLTSGLFMARVLLGDSWEQAFEFAASAVHEVLLETQACASYELQLIRAQDRIAHPRVRFEARLLSA; this is encoded by the coding sequence ATGAAACGTACCCCGCACCTGCTCGCCATCCAGTCCCATGTGGTGTTCGGCCATGCCGGCAACAGCGCTGCGGTATTTCCCATGCAGCGTGTCGGCATCAATGTGTGGCCGCTCAACACGGTGCAATTCTCCAATCACACCCAGTATGGCCAGTGGAGCGGAGACGTGCTTGCTCCAACGCAAATTCCTGCGTTGGTGGAAGGCATTTCCAACATCGGTGAGCTGGGGGAGTGTGATGCCGTGCTCTCGGGCTACCTCGGCAGTGCCGAACAGGGGCGCGCGATTTTGGAAGGCGTGGCGCGAATTAAGGCCGTCAACCCGCGGGCCTTGTACCTGTGCGATCCGGTCATGGGCCACCCTGAGAAAGGGTGCATCGTATCGCCGCAGGTCAGCCAGTTTCTGCTGGAGCAAGCGATCACCAAGGCTGACATTCTGTGCCCCAACCAGCTGGAGCTAGACAGCTTCTGTGGCCGGCGCGCCGCATCACTGGAGGATTGCGTAGGCATGGCGCGCAGTCTTTTGCTCAAAGGGCCCAAGGTTGTGCTGGTCAAGCATCTGGCTTACCCAGGACGCGCAGAGGACCAGTTCGAGATGCTGTTGGTGACTGCCGAACACAGCTGGCACCTGCGCCGCCCACTGCTGGCCTTCCCGAAGCAACCGGTGGGCGTGGGTGACCTGACTTCCGGTCTGTTCATGGCGCGGGTACTGCTTGGCGACAGCTGGGAGCAGGCATTCGAGTTTGCAGCCTCCGCCGTACACGAAGTACTGCTGGAAACTCAAGCCTGCGCCAGTTACGAGCTACAGCTGATACGTGCCCAGGACCGCATAGCCCACCCGCGCGTGCGTTTTGAAGCGAGGCTGTTGAGCGCTTAG
- a CDS encoding DUF3301 domain-containing protein: MLTLENLFVLMVMATAGAWLWHNHGLREKALERVKQHCAKLDLQLLDDAVALKRIAFVRDANGRKRLARIYGFEFTVTGEQRHPGTVTQFGAHSVQIELAPYPFEIKTPPRADNVIEMQQWRQQHDRWHN, translated from the coding sequence ATGTTGACCCTGGAGAATCTGTTTGTCCTGATGGTGATGGCCACGGCAGGCGCTTGGCTGTGGCATAACCACGGTCTGCGCGAGAAGGCCTTGGAAAGGGTCAAACAACATTGCGCCAAGCTTGACCTTCAGTTGCTGGATGACGCCGTCGCGCTCAAACGTATTGCCTTCGTGCGTGATGCCAATGGTCGCAAGCGCCTGGCACGCATTTACGGCTTCGAATTTACCGTGACGGGAGAGCAACGTCACCCTGGTACCGTGACCCAGTTCGGCGCGCACAGCGTGCAGATAGAGCTTGCACCCTACCCCTTCGAAATCAAGACGCCCCCGCGCGCGGACAATGTGATCGAAATGCAGCAGTGGCGCCAACAACATGACCGTTGGCACAACTGA